One genomic region from Spirulina subsalsa PCC 9445 encodes:
- a CDS encoding ArsR/SmtB family transcription factor, whose translation MQSVKPIPQEVVQQLSEYFGILSEPMRLRILSLLREEEKCVQELVEATQTSQANVSKHLKVMLQAGILTRRTEGTSAYYRVDDPLSFELCNLVCNRLAARIEQQARHFRDFTGKSTVA comes from the coding sequence ATGCAATCAGTTAAGCCGATCCCTCAAGAGGTTGTTCAGCAGTTGTCAGAATACTTTGGTATTTTGAGCGAGCCGATGCGTCTGCGGATATTAAGTCTTCTGCGGGAAGAAGAAAAATGTGTACAGGAACTGGTTGAAGCAACTCAAACCAGTCAGGCCAATGTCTCGAAACACCTCAAAGTGATGTTGCAAGCAGGGATCTTAACACGGCGGACAGAAGGGACTTCTGCCTACTACCGTGTTGACGATCCCTTGAGTTTTGAGTTGTGTAATTTGGTTTGTAACCGACTGGCTGCTCGTATTGAACAGCAAGCGCGCCATTTTCGGGATTTTACCGGAAAAAGCACGGTAGCATGA
- a CDS encoding branched-chain amino acid transaminase: protein MHNFLPIAYFQNQFVPFAEANISIATHALHYGTGAFGGLRGIPDPNNPQQILLFRLDEHCKRLSNSARFLHFDLPAEKIQQVIVEFVEKNKPTFSFYIRPFVYTSDLGIAPRLHNIEKDFFVYGLELGDYLSPDGVSCRVSSWHRQEDRSFPLRGKISGAYIASSLAKTEAVESGFDEALLMNSQGKICEASGMNVFMVRNGKVITPSYDQDILEGITRNSIVTLAEDLGIPVIERGIDKTELLIADEVFLSGTAAKITPVKQIENYHLPKNRPITDKLREKLVAITENRDSDYQDWVYKIPLD, encoded by the coding sequence ATGCACAACTTCCTCCCCATCGCCTATTTCCAGAACCAATTTGTCCCCTTTGCGGAAGCCAATATTTCCATCGCCACTCATGCCCTACACTACGGCACTGGAGCCTTTGGAGGACTGCGTGGCATTCCTGATCCTAATAATCCGCAACAAATCTTATTGTTTCGCCTTGATGAACATTGTAAACGCCTCAGCAACAGTGCGCGCTTCCTACATTTTGATCTCCCGGCTGAGAAGATTCAACAGGTGATTGTTGAATTTGTCGAAAAAAACAAACCCACATTTTCCTTTTATATTCGCCCCTTTGTCTACACTTCTGATTTAGGAATTGCCCCCCGTTTACATAATATCGAGAAGGATTTCTTTGTTTACGGTTTGGAATTAGGGGATTATTTATCGCCCGATGGGGTAAGCTGTCGGGTGAGTTCTTGGCATCGTCAGGAAGACCGCAGTTTTCCCTTACGGGGTAAAATTAGCGGGGCCTATATTGCCTCTTCCTTGGCTAAAACTGAGGCCGTCGAATCTGGTTTTGATGAAGCACTCTTAATGAACTCTCAAGGCAAGATTTGCGAGGCCTCGGGGATGAATGTTTTTATGGTGCGTAACGGTAAAGTTATTACCCCCAGTTATGACCAGGATATTTTAGAAGGGATTACCCGCAATAGTATTGTCACTCTGGCGGAAGATTTAGGCATTCCGGTTATTGAACGGGGGATTGATAAGACGGAGTTACTGATTGCTGATGAAGTCTTTTTAAGTGGTACGGCGGCGAAAATTACCCCAGTTAAACAGATTGAAAATTATCATCTGCCGAAAAATAGACCCATTACGGATAAACTGCGGGAAAAACTGGTGGCGATTACGGAAAATCGCGACTCTGATTATCAAGATTGGGTGTATAAGATTCCTCTTGATTAA
- a CDS encoding DUF938 domain-containing protein, whose amino-acid sequence MQQNLNDFRRYAPATERNRQPILTVLKRVLNPTGTVLEIASGTGQHSVYFAPRLKPRRWLTSDCQPELLASIKAWQEIEPSPNLYPPFFLNVCESRWSVENGNSPAHYTAQEREKYPIESMVNINMIHIAPWEACLGLMAGAKRILPRGGILYLYGPFKQGGVHTAVSNEAFDGSLRSQNPEWGVRNLETVQDVAADHSLTWLETVPMPANNLSVVFQRD is encoded by the coding sequence GTGCAACAAAATTTAAATGATTTCCGCCGATATGCTCCCGCAACGGAGCGCAATCGTCAGCCGATTTTAACGGTCTTAAAGCGTGTTCTTAACCCTACTGGGACGGTTTTAGAAATTGCCAGTGGGACGGGTCAACATAGTGTTTATTTTGCCCCTCGTTTAAAGCCGCGACGCTGGTTAACCAGTGATTGTCAACCGGAATTATTAGCGAGTATTAAAGCTTGGCAAGAGATAGAACCGAGTCCGAATTTATACCCGCCTTTTTTCTTGAATGTTTGTGAGTCCCGTTGGTCGGTGGAAAATGGCAACAGTCCGGCTCATTATACGGCACAGGAACGAGAAAAGTACCCCATTGAAAGCATGGTGAATATTAATATGATTCATATTGCCCCGTGGGAGGCTTGTTTAGGCTTGATGGCGGGGGCCAAGCGGATTTTACCTCGGGGGGGGATTCTGTACCTCTATGGGCCTTTTAAGCAGGGGGGAGTCCATACGGCCGTGAGTAATGAGGCGTTTGATGGGTCATTGCGATCGCAGAATCCAGAATGGGGAGTCCGTAACCTAGAAACCGTGCAAGACGTAGCCGCCGATCATAGTTTAACCTGGCTGGAAACCGTCCCCATGCCTGCTAATAATCTTTCCGTCGTTTTTCAACGGGATTAA
- the efp gene encoding elongation factor P: MISSNDFRTGVTIELDGSVWRVVEFLHVKPGKGSAFVRTKLKNAQTGSVVERTFRAGETVPQATLEKRTMQHTYKDGEQLVFMDMESFEEARLSPEQVGDRVKYLTEGMEVNVVSWNTQVIEVELPNSVVLEVTDTDPGVKGDTATGGTKPAIVETGAQVMVPLFISIGEKIKIDTRNDSYLGRDN, translated from the coding sequence ATGATTTCGAGCAATGATTTCCGAACTGGTGTAACAATTGAGCTAGATGGCTCGGTGTGGCGTGTTGTGGAGTTTCTCCATGTGAAGCCGGGGAAAGGTTCTGCTTTTGTTCGCACGAAGTTGAAAAATGCCCAGACGGGTAGCGTTGTAGAACGGACGTTCCGAGCCGGGGAGACGGTTCCTCAAGCCACACTGGAAAAACGCACCATGCAGCATACCTACAAGGATGGGGAGCAGTTGGTGTTTATGGACATGGAAAGCTTTGAGGAAGCGCGTTTAAGTCCTGAACAGGTGGGCGATCGCGTAAAATACCTCACCGAAGGAATGGAGGTCAATGTGGTGAGTTGGAATACTCAGGTGATTGAGGTCGAACTCCCCAACTCCGTGGTTTTAGAAGTAACGGATACAGATCCTGGTGTGAAAGGAGATACGGCTACCGGAGGCACAAAACCCGCTATTGTGGAAACGGGCGCCCAGGTGATGGTGCCGTTGTTTATCTCCATTGGTGAAAAAATTAAAATTGATACCCGCAATGATAGTTATTTGGGACGAGATAACTAA
- a CDS encoding RNA-guided endonuclease InsQ/TnpB family protein, with protein sequence MYKAYKFRLYPTNDQKVSLAKAFGCCRWYWNFALDLCQKTYIQTGKGLSRGYIQGLLPGLKKEYPWLTDAYSQSLQVVALNLSTAYKNFFEKRAQLPRFKSKHGRQTLSYPANVKFEGDYLKVPGKIGLLYCRRHREFEGTIKTVTLSKNPDGQYYASVWVNDGKDTITPSVGGKAIGIDVGLTHFAITSDGSKYDNPRHFAKHQNNLKRKQQKLSRKQKGSQNRAKAKQKVAKVHSKIARCREDFLHKLSRKIVNENQVIAVENLNVKGMGQNPKLAKAISDVGWGMFTTMLKYKAEWEGKTYIEVDRFFASSKICHVCLNRVDSLPLEVRQWECQHCGTHHDRDLNAAQNIKNEALRILSLGTSDTAWGGNVRQPGKTSVLLDAIPVESGSHILANGRVG encoded by the coding sequence ATGTACAAGGCCTACAAATTTCGCCTATACCCAACGAATGACCAAAAAGTATCCCTTGCTAAAGCCTTTGGGTGCTGTCGTTGGTATTGGAATTTTGCCTTAGACTTGTGCCAGAAAACCTATATTCAGACGGGGAAAGGATTGTCCCGGGGATATATCCAAGGTCTATTACCAGGACTAAAAAAGGAGTATCCTTGGTTAACAGATGCCTACTCCCAATCCTTGCAGGTGGTTGCCCTTAATCTTTCCACGGCCTATAAAAACTTTTTTGAGAAACGGGCGCAGTTACCCCGTTTCAAATCAAAGCATGGTCGGCAGACTCTGAGTTATCCTGCTAATGTTAAGTTTGAAGGAGACTATCTCAAAGTACCGGGAAAAATTGGACTGCTCTATTGCCGTCGTCATCGGGAATTTGAAGGGACAATCAAAACCGTTACTCTTTCTAAAAATCCTGATGGTCAATACTATGCTTCGGTGTGGGTGAATGACGGGAAAGATACCATTACCCCATCAGTCGGAGGTAAAGCCATTGGGATTGATGTTGGTCTAACCCATTTTGCGATTACTAGCGATGGCTCTAAGTACGACAACCCTCGCCATTTTGCCAAGCATCAGAACAACCTAAAGCGTAAGCAACAAAAGCTATCCCGTAAACAAAAGGGAAGTCAAAATCGAGCTAAGGCTAAACAAAAAGTCGCCAAAGTTCATAGTAAGATAGCCCGATGTCGTGAGGACTTTCTACACAAACTATCCCGCAAGATAGTTAACGAAAACCAAGTGATTGCTGTAGAGAATCTGAACGTTAAAGGGATGGGACAAAACCCTAAACTTGCCAAGGCAATTAGTGATGTGGGTTGGGGGATGTTTACCACAATGCTGAAATACAAAGCCGAGTGGGAGGGGAAAACTTATATTGAAGTTGACCGCTTTTTTGCGTCTTCTAAAATTTGTCACGTTTGCCTTAATCGAGTGGATAGTTTACCGTTAGAAGTTCGGCAATGGGAATGTCAACATTGTGGGACTCACCACGACCGTGATCTCAATGCAGCGCAAAACATTAAAAATGAAGCCTTGCGGATATTGTCGTTGGGAACCAGCGATACTGCCTGGGGAGGGAACGTAAGACAACCTGGTAAAACTTCGGTTTTGCTAGATGCTATTCCCGTTGAATCAGGAAGCCACATCCTCGCCAATGGCAGGGTGGGGTAG
- a CDS encoding septal ring lytic transglycosylase RlpA family protein, whose product MSIQSRILWGSALIIALGVSIGLYPTSAAIAEETGKEEKEIEVAVVGQPESPPFAQDAVGAASRSEEKEEKVITRSPHAPRPQNTVSPQRRRTSEAVAYRPAPATSHLYRGVASWYGPNFHGRRSASGEIYNQNAMTAAHRTLPFGTRVRVTNLNNGRSVVVRINDRGPFIAGRIIDLSRGAAQEIGLIRSGVAPVSVEVLGR is encoded by the coding sequence GTGAGTATTCAATCTCGAATTTTATGGGGATCTGCCCTAATTATTGCGTTAGGCGTAAGTATTGGATTATACCCAACTTCTGCGGCGATTGCTGAGGAGACGGGCAAGGAGGAAAAAGAGATAGAGGTGGCGGTGGTGGGTCAGCCAGAAAGTCCACCGTTCGCGCAGGATGCTGTTGGCGCAGCCTCTCGAAGCGAAGAAAAGGAGGAAAAGGTAATAACGAGAAGTCCTCATGCTCCTCGTCCTCAAAATACGGTGTCTCCTCAGAGGAGGAGAACTTCGGAAGCGGTGGCCTATCGTCCCGCTCCAGCCACCTCTCATTTATATCGTGGGGTAGCGTCTTGGTATGGCCCCAATTTTCACGGTAGACGGTCGGCTAGTGGGGAAATTTATAATCAGAATGCGATGACGGCGGCCCATCGGACGTTACCCTTTGGGACTCGGGTCAGGGTGACGAATTTAAATAATGGTCGGTCGGTGGTGGTACGGATTAATGACCGAGGGCCCTTTATTGCGGGTCGTATTATTGATTTATCCCGGGGTGCGGCTCAGGAAATTGGTCTGATTCGGTCTGGGGTGGCTCCGGTGAGTGTGGAGGTGTTGGGACGTTGA
- the accD gene encoding acetyl-CoA carboxylase, carboxyltransferase subunit beta — translation MSLFDWFANRQKSEQTTQQGQAEREIADGLWTKCPECGVLAYTKDLQANMMVCADCGHHMRVDSNERIRQLIDPKTWKPLNEELEPLDPLNFRDRKFYKDRIQETQAKTGLKDAVQTGTGLLDGLPVALGVMDFRFMGGSMGSVVGEKLCRLIEYGTQEGLTVIIICASGGARMQEGMLSLMQMAKISGALDLHRQAHLLYIPVLTHPTTGGVTASFAMLGDLILAEPKATIGFAGRRVIEQTLREKLPDDFQTSEYLLQHGFVDAIVPRTQLKKTLAQLISLHQPFFPLDAGPNAHHAMSTQTLVPQN, via the coding sequence ATGTCGTTATTTGATTGGTTTGCCAATCGGCAAAAATCAGAACAAACCACCCAACAAGGTCAAGCGGAACGAGAAATCGCGGATGGTCTTTGGACGAAATGCCCAGAATGCGGGGTTTTAGCCTATACCAAGGATCTGCAAGCCAATATGATGGTCTGTGCAGACTGTGGTCATCATATGCGGGTGGATAGCAATGAACGGATTCGTCAACTGATTGATCCCAAAACTTGGAAACCCCTCAATGAGGAGTTAGAACCCCTTGATCCCCTGAATTTCCGCGATCGCAAATTCTACAAAGACCGTATTCAAGAAACCCAAGCTAAAACCGGACTCAAAGATGCGGTACAAACCGGAACCGGCCTCCTCGATGGTTTACCTGTCGCCCTCGGCGTGATGGACTTCCGCTTTATGGGCGGTAGTATGGGCTCGGTCGTGGGAGAAAAACTCTGTCGGTTAATTGAATATGGTACCCAAGAGGGCTTGACAGTTATCATCATTTGTGCATCCGGCGGAGCGCGAATGCAGGAGGGGATGTTAAGTTTAATGCAGATGGCCAAGATTTCCGGGGCTTTAGATCTCCACCGTCAAGCCCATTTACTCTATATCCCTGTGTTAACCCATCCCACGACGGGGGGCGTAACAGCCAGTTTTGCCATGTTAGGGGACTTGATTTTGGCGGAACCCAAGGCAACCATCGGCTTTGCGGGGCGGCGGGTGATTGAACAAACTCTGCGGGAAAAACTACCGGACGATTTCCAAACCTCAGAATATTTGCTCCAGCATGGCTTTGTTGATGCTATTGTGCCACGAACTCAGTTGAAAAAGACTCTCGCCCAATTAATTAGTCTTCATCAACCCTTTTTCCCCTTGGATGCCGGGCCTAATGCCCATCACGCCATGTCAACGCAAACCCTTGTCCCTCAGAATTAG
- the accB gene encoding acetyl-CoA carboxylase biotin carboxyl carrier protein, with protein sequence MPIDFQQVRELLAAIANTDIVELQLKDDDFELTVRKGGMAMPAVASDGVQMATMPSPPVVIQAASSTPPPVESSPPPTIDPKWVEITSPMVGTFYRAPAPDEPPFVDIGEAVRVGQTVCIIEAMKLMNEIESEVAGQVVEVLVANGESVEYGQVLMRVNPN encoded by the coding sequence GTGCCTATTGATTTTCAGCAAGTCCGCGAGTTGCTAGCTGCGATCGCGAATACTGACATTGTTGAGTTACAACTAAAAGATGACGACTTTGAATTAACCGTGCGTAAGGGCGGCATGGCTATGCCTGCCGTTGCCTCGGATGGGGTACAGATGGCGACGATGCCCTCTCCCCCAGTAGTTATTCAGGCGGCATCTTCCACCCCACCCCCAGTAGAAAGTTCTCCCCCCCCAACAATTGACCCGAAATGGGTTGAAATTACCTCCCCTATGGTGGGAACCTTCTACCGTGCGCCTGCCCCCGATGAACCACCTTTTGTGGATATAGGAGAAGCGGTACGAGTCGGTCAGACGGTTTGTATTATTGAAGCCATGAAACTCATGAATGAAATTGAATCCGAAGTGGCGGGTCAGGTCGTTGAGGTTTTGGTGGCGAATGGGGAATCTGTGGAGTATGGTCAAGTCTTGATGCGTGTTAATCCAAATTAA
- a CDS encoding ABC transporter ATP-binding protein has protein sequence MKKTSNYWLLLPYLRPQTPIIGLAMVCTLVFTASWPILIKLAELIADSVGRGQLEITGQIAGLGILVFLVRSLSLYGQDVWIAEASLQVAHQLRCDVYAHLQRLGLNYFETTKTGDLSYRLTEDTDRIGEAINQLFHQFVPCVLQLIVVLVYMIYMNWQLTLAAFLIAPLMALLVTMFGERLLDFSRRSQNRISDLSALLIEFLSGIRLIQAFAAEDYALRRFTQEAEENRKARLGVEKIKVFQMVLVGFLYATSILLVFFLGGWQISQANLTASQFVGFLAAALMLVDPINITTNNYNTFKQAQASVDRVFELVQLAPNIREAQKAIALPPITGRVTYENVSFGYNPEQPVLKNLSFEVEPGEMIALVGHSGAGKTTLVNLLPRFYDPDQGKIRIDGLNIEEVELKSLRQQIGIVPQDTMLFSGTIAENIAFGQRNFDLTAIEKAARIANAHQFIAQFSQGYYTYVGERGVNLSGGQRQRIAIARAVLLNPRILILDEATSALDSESEALVQEALERLLRDRTVFVIAHRLATVRQANRLFVLEAGQIIESGTHQELLQHNGRYAQFYAQQFSS, from the coding sequence TTGAAAAAAACATCCAATTATTGGCTACTCTTGCCCTACCTCCGACCCCAAACCCCCATCATCGGGTTAGCGATGGTCTGTACCCTCGTGTTTACAGCTAGTTGGCCGATTTTGATTAAACTGGCTGAATTGATTGCCGACTCCGTAGGTCGCGGTCAGTTAGAAATTACCGGACAAATTGCCGGACTAGGGATTCTGGTGTTTTTAGTCCGCAGTCTCTCCCTCTATGGCCAAGATGTCTGGATTGCTGAGGCCTCCCTACAAGTCGCCCATCAACTGCGCTGTGATGTTTACGCCCACTTACAACGTCTGGGCTTAAACTATTTTGAAACCACCAAAACCGGGGACTTGTCCTATCGTCTCACCGAAGATACAGACCGCATCGGGGAGGCCATTAACCAACTCTTCCATCAGTTTGTGCCTTGTGTCTTACAACTGATTGTTGTGTTGGTCTATATGATTTACATGAACTGGCAACTCACCCTAGCGGCCTTTCTTATTGCCCCTCTGATGGCCTTATTGGTGACAATGTTTGGGGAACGTCTCTTAGACTTCTCTCGGCGCAGTCAAAACCGCATTTCTGACCTTTCGGCGCTGTTAATTGAGTTTCTCTCGGGGATTCGTCTCATTCAAGCCTTCGCCGCCGAAGACTACGCCCTGCGCCGTTTTACCCAAGAAGCGGAGGAAAACCGTAAAGCCCGTTTAGGGGTGGAGAAAATCAAGGTTTTTCAAATGGTTTTGGTGGGGTTTTTATATGCCACCAGTATCTTATTGGTGTTCTTTTTGGGGGGATGGCAAATCTCCCAAGCTAACTTAACGGCCAGTCAATTTGTGGGGTTTTTGGCGGCGGCTTTAATGTTGGTGGATCCGATTAATATTACCACCAATAATTACAATACATTCAAACAAGCTCAGGCTTCGGTGGATCGGGTGTTTGAACTGGTGCAACTCGCGCCTAATATTCGGGAAGCCCAAAAGGCGATCGCACTTCCCCCCATTACCGGGCGTGTCACCTACGAGAATGTGAGTTTTGGCTATAATCCCGAGCAACCTGTGTTAAAAAACCTCAGCTTTGAGGTAGAACCGGGGGAAATGATTGCGTTAGTGGGACATTCTGGGGCAGGGAAAACCACGTTAGTTAATTTACTCCCCCGGTTTTATGATCCTGACCAAGGCAAAATCCGAATTGATGGGCTAAATATTGAGGAAGTAGAACTAAAAAGTTTACGCCAACAAATTGGCATTGTCCCTCAAGATACGATGTTATTTTCTGGCACTATTGCGGAAAATATTGCCTTTGGTCAACGAAATTTTGACCTTACCGCCATTGAAAAAGCGGCCAGAATTGCCAATGCTCATCAATTCATCGCTCAATTCTCCCAAGGGTATTATACCTATGTCGGAGAGCGGGGGGTGAACCTGTCAGGGGGGCAACGACAACGGATTGCCATTGCTCGGGCGGTGTTACTCAATCCTCGTATCTTGATTTTAGATGAGGCTACCTCGGCGCTGGATTCGGAATCTGAGGCCTTAGTACAGGAAGCCCTCGAACGATTATTGCGCGATCGCACCGTTTTCGTCATTGCCCACCGTCTCGCCACCGTCCGCCAAGCCAATCGCCTTTTTGTCCTAGAAGCAGGGCAAATCATCGAATCCGGCACCCATCAAGAGTTGTTACAACACAATGGCCGTTATGCCCAGTTTTACGCCCAGCAGTTTTCGAGTTAG
- a CDS encoding GerMN domain-containing protein translates to MDDPNTPQTPKKSLVNPLIAGASAIAILLGGGTGFWAWNQLNSPQPTVETPSEAPTGTAQQPLSPDVIQETAIQLYWLDENIELVATPATLLEKTGTLEDSLENAIQQLLDGPPDDSYGTTIPEGTELRGVRLEGDGIHVNLSEDFTFGGGTASMSGRVAQILYTATSLNPDGKVWLEIEGQPLEVLGGEGLILDQPLTREGYAQDFPL, encoded by the coding sequence ATGGACGACCCGAACACGCCCCAAACCCCTAAAAAATCGCTAGTTAATCCCCTTATCGCTGGAGCCTCTGCGATCGCAATTCTCCTAGGAGGTGGAACAGGCTTTTGGGCTTGGAATCAATTAAACAGCCCTCAACCCACCGTTGAAACTCCTAGTGAAGCTCCCACGGGAACAGCACAACAACCCCTCTCCCCCGATGTGATTCAAGAAACCGCCATCCAACTCTACTGGCTAGATGAGAACATTGAATTAGTCGCCACCCCAGCCACCTTATTAGAGAAAACTGGCACCCTCGAAGACTCCTTAGAAAATGCTATCCAGCAACTTCTAGACGGTCCCCCGGATGACAGCTACGGTACAACGATCCCCGAAGGAACAGAACTCCGAGGAGTGCGTCTAGAGGGGGATGGCATCCATGTAAATCTGTCCGAAGACTTTACCTTTGGAGGGGGAACCGCCTCCATGAGTGGGCGAGTTGCCCAAATTCTCTATACTGCAACCAGTCTCAATCCCGACGGCAAAGTATGGCTGGAAATTGAAGGGCAACCTTTAGAGGTACTCGGAGGAGAAGGACTGATCTTAGACCAACCCCTCACCCGTGAGGGCTACGCTCAAGACTTCCCTCTTTGA
- a CDS encoding hydroxysqualene dehydroxylase, with amino-acid sequence MPESKRIIVVGAGWAGLSATYHLAQQGYQVTLLEAASQPGGLVAGWKTPGGRSVEGGIHGFWYPYRNIFQLVEHLKLNPFTPFTRSAQYSPQGLEVESPIFQDEIQLPAPLGTFLYPKFKRLPLIDRLSALPLLHAVLDFDNSPTAWQRYDKMTARELFKQYGVSARLYREAFEPMLLVGLFAPGEQCSAAAALGMLYYFILAHQPNFDVVWCRGTVGEMIFKPWVREIQKLGGQVLTNQRVTDLMLNENGQVQSVICENDRFEGDAVVFALSVIGIKRIIARSKTLNQYPEFRNLMNLNGIDVLATRLWFDQKVPIPLPSNACFGFDSTTGWTFFDLNTLHDDYKEETGSVIEADFYHANQLLPMTDRQIVAKVYRDLLTCIPQLKEAKIIDKSVIRVRQGVTHFSPGSYQYLLSRKTTIPNLFLSGDWIVTDHGSWSQEKAYVTGLEAANGVIDYFKIGEKAPIIPVEPDEVHIQFLRSINKGIRQVQNAILPDFWLD; translated from the coding sequence ATGCCAGAATCGAAAAGAATCATCGTCGTGGGTGCAGGCTGGGCCGGACTTAGTGCCACCTACCACCTCGCACAACAAGGATATCAGGTAACACTGCTCGAAGCCGCTTCCCAACCCGGCGGACTGGTGGCGGGCTGGAAAACTCCCGGTGGACGTTCCGTAGAGGGCGGAATTCATGGTTTTTGGTATCCCTACCGCAACATTTTCCAGTTAGTCGAACACCTTAAGCTAAATCCCTTTACCCCCTTTACCCGTTCCGCTCAATACTCCCCTCAAGGGTTAGAAGTTGAGTCTCCCATTTTTCAAGATGAAATTCAACTCCCCGCCCCCCTCGGCACCTTTTTATATCCTAAATTTAAGCGCCTCCCCCTCATTGATCGTCTTTCCGCCCTTCCCCTTCTCCATGCCGTGTTAGACTTCGACAATTCCCCGACGGCTTGGCAACGGTACGATAAAATGACCGCCCGGGAATTATTTAAACAATATGGGGTTTCAGCGCGTCTCTATCGAGAAGCCTTTGAACCTATGTTATTAGTGGGTTTATTCGCCCCCGGAGAACAATGTAGTGCGGCGGCGGCGTTGGGAATGCTCTATTATTTCATCTTGGCTCATCAACCCAACTTTGATGTCGTTTGGTGTCGCGGCACGGTGGGCGAAATGATTTTTAAACCTTGGGTGCGGGAAATCCAAAAATTAGGCGGTCAAGTTTTGACTAATCAACGAGTCACGGATTTAATGCTCAATGAAAATGGTCAAGTGCAGTCGGTGATCTGTGAAAATGACCGTTTTGAAGGGGATGCCGTTGTGTTTGCTCTGAGTGTGATTGGCATTAAACGGATTATTGCTCGCAGTAAAACCCTCAATCAATACCCAGAATTCCGGAACTTAATGAACCTCAACGGAATTGATGTTTTAGCCACTCGTCTCTGGTTTGATCAAAAAGTCCCTATTCCCCTGCCCTCTAACGCTTGTTTTGGCTTTGATAGCACCACAGGCTGGACATTTTTTGATCTCAATACTCTTCATGATGATTATAAGGAGGAAACCGGGAGCGTTATTGAGGCGGATTTTTACCATGCTAATCAATTATTACCCATGACAGATCGGCAAATTGTCGCCAAGGTGTACCGGGATTTACTCACTTGTATTCCTCAACTCAAGGAGGCGAAAATTATTGATAAAAGTGTGATTCGCGTTCGTCAAGGTGTCACCCATTTTTCTCCGGGGAGTTATCAGTATTTATTAAGCCGGAAAACGACGATTCCTAATCTGTTTTTAAGTGGGGATTGGATTGTCACAGATCATGGGTCTTGGTCCCAAGAAAAAGCCTATGTGACGGGTTTAGAAGCCGCCAATGGGGTGATTGATTATTTTAAAATTGGAGAAAAAGCCCCAATTATTCCCGTCGAACCCGATGAAGTCCATATTCAATTTCTGCGTAGCATAAATAAGGGGATTCGTCAAGTGCAGAATGCTATTTTACCAGATTTTTGGTTAGACTAG
- a CDS encoding DUF2007 domain-containing protein, with protein MKSVSWITVRTTSTRWEAELMQQILTSHEIPCRVVNLGASACFLSGEAALQVFPQDRWTALLLLSPQEEEDLDDFPEDS; from the coding sequence ATGAAATCTGTATCTTGGATTACGGTACGCACCACCAGCACGCGCTGGGAAGCTGAACTAATGCAGCAAATCCTGACCAGTCATGAGATTCCCTGCCGTGTGGTCAACTTGGGAGCGAGTGCCTGTTTTTTGTCGGGAGAGGCTGCTTTACAGGTGTTTCCCCAAGATCGATGGACGGCTTTATTACTCCTAAGTCCTCAAGAAGAGGAGGATCTCGACGACTTCCCGGAAGACTCCTGA